One genomic window of Metopolophium dirhodum isolate CAU chromosome 4, ASM1992520v1, whole genome shotgun sequence includes the following:
- the LOC132942962 gene encoding protein trachealess isoform X3 — protein sequence MLPLPAAITSQLDKASIIRLTISYLKLRDFSGHGDPPWTRDGPQSASKNLKGTSARNRSPSTIALELFEQHQGTHILQSLDGFAFALAADGRFLYISETVSIYLGLSQVEMTGSSVFDYIHQADHSELAEQLGLGLTQGQGMASPSPSSAGSEEGSSNVGTANPDVSSVMSLSSTNAYKGLDRAFCIRMKSTLTKRGCHFKSSGYRVVLLICRLRPQYTFSHNRKCAPPLLGAVSLAIALPPPSVHEIRLETDMFVTRLYFDFRIAHCEPRVAEILDYTADELTGMNMYTLCHGEDVGKLRKCHLDLINKGQMMTHYYRVMNKNGGYTWMQTCGTVVCNSKNAEEQNIICVNYVVSAREFDNLIMDCCQMEEHIRQRAVKREETGGNDPENGSPDGGGGDGRGGNPRRDHLTPADLDDGHSADGQGDPTRGRNHVDITQLNNAPSERLQLNNNNNNSIGIQPKKSGNDKRKAHKRKITDRDEAAAAALAADSCCSSSEEDTLVNRKQHFASLSPASSSCQSTLPPSPPKTNGSGSDKRPAASDPNAVKELEHAMSKHLPPTTDKTSTSSVAAAHQPTDFSTDALLKQQQQKSTIQWIGAHHLGHHHHLHQQQQHQQLQQQQQQQQQNGGLHLQQHQHHHHPAGPPHHHHLQHHQQQQQHHHHHQGASPHGQQSTGGAPGTTLPASALLRQIYANRESVIRANVHAPRSPGASAVSYYAGEMSTLPTPPGSEGGYSEQQQFGPQKNEFGNGGGLAVPPPYSYADYHTAMTPPSSVSPRDKHQHQHQQQQQQQHQQQHQYDLYGPPPTSADALLQIRQQHLHQQYGHHAEVTSSAAPALPLKPQPYNPAPPPPPPPAVPLDHYDQTSAAAAAAAAAFYHSAAGFHLYHPSKSSMATGPPLPPPPPSSVYAADSLKNHHNWYSTPT from the exons GAACCTCAGCTCGAAATAGATCTCCTAGTACCATAGCCTTGGAATTGTTTGAACAGCACCAAGGCACACATATACttcaa tcgTTGGACGGTTTCGCTTTTGCGTTAGCTGCCGACGGACGATTTCTATACATATCAGAAACCGTGTCCATCTACCTAGGTCTTTCTCAA GTAGAGATGACCGGTAGTAGTGTGTTTGACTACATTCACCAAGCTGACCATTCTGAGCTAGCCGAACAATTAGGCCTAGGACTGACTCAAGGCCAGGGAATGGCATCGCCGTCACCCAGCAGTGCTGGTTCCGAAGAAGGAAGTTCTAATGTGGGCACGGCAAATCCCGACG ttTCGTCAGTGATGTCTCTATCCAGCACAAATGCATATAAAGGCTTAGACAGAGCGTTTTGCATTAGAATGAAGTCTACGCTGACTAAACGTGGTTGCCATTTCAAATCCTCCGGATATAGG GTGGTGCTGTTGATTTGCAGACTGAGGCCACAGTACACGTTTTCGCACAATCGGAAATGTGCGCCACCGCTTTTGGGCGCAGTGTCCCTGGCTATCGCACTACCCCCACCAAGCGTGCATGAAATCCGACTGGAAACCGACATGTTCGTCACAAGACTATACTTCGACTTTCGAATAGCTCATTGCGAACCAAG ggTGGCGGAAATACTTGATTATACGGCCGACGAACTGACTGGTATGAACATGTATACCCTGTGTCACGGCGAGGACGTGGGGAAACTCCGAAAATGTCACCTAGACT tgatTAACAAAGGACAGATGATGACGCATTACTATAGGGTGATGAATAAAAATGGTGGTTACACTTGGATGCAAACGTGCGGTACGGTCGTCTGTAACTCGAAAAACGCTGAAGAACAGAACATCATTTGCGTCAACTACGTAGTCAG TGCCAGAGAATTCGACAATTTGATAATGGATTGTTGCCAAATGGAAGAGCATATTAGACAGAGGGCGGTGAAAAGAGAAGAAACCGGAGGCAACGACCCTGAGAACGGTTCACCcgatggcggtggcggtg ACGGGCGAGGAGGAAATCCTAGAAGAGATCACCTAACACCTGCCGACCTGGACGATGGTCATTCGGCGGACGGACAGGGTGATCCGACGAGAGGCAGGAACCATGTGGACATAACGCAATTGAACAACGCACCATCTGAACGATTACAA ttgaacaacaacaacaacaacagcataGGAATACAACCGAAGAAGTCAGGCAATGACAAACGGAAAGCACACAAAAGGAAAATCACTGACCGGGACGAGGCGGCTGCGGCGGCGTTGGCAGCGGATAGCTGCTGCAGTAGTTCGGAAGAGGACACTTTGGTGAACCGGAAGCAGCATTTCGCCAGCCTAAGCCCCGCCTCTTCATCGTGTCAATCCACGCTGCCACCCAGTCCACCGAAAACGAATGGCAGTGGTAGTGATAAAAGGCCGGCCGCGAGCGACCCGAACGCCGTAAAAGAGCTCGAGCACGCTATGTCCAAACACCTGCCACCAACCACGGACAAGACGTCCACGTCATCAGTGGCGGCAGCACACCAACCGACCGACTTCAGCACGGACGCGCTGCTCAAGCAACAGCAACAGAAGAGTACGATCCAATGGATCGGGGCGCACCACCTGGGACATCACCACCATCTTCATCAGCAGCAGCAACACCAGCAGctacaacaacagcagcaacagcaacagcagaaCGGTGGCCTACACCTGCAGCAGCACCAGCATCACCACCACCCCGCCGGGCCACCTCACCACCATCACCTACAACATcaccaacagcagcagcagcaccaccatcaccaccagGGAGCGTCGCCGCACGGCCAACAGTCGACGGGCGGTGCACCAGGTACCACGCTGCCTGCTTCAGCGCTGCTCCGGCAGATATACGCCAACCGCGAGTCGGTGATCCGCGCTAACGTGCACGCTCCCCGTTCACCCGGCGCCAGTGCTGTCTCGTATTACGCGGGTGAAATGAGCACGTTGCCGACGCCGCCGGGTAGCGAGGGTGGTTATTCGGAACAGCAACAGTTCGGGCCGCAGAAAAACGAGTTCGGTAACGGCGGCGGCCTCGCCGTACCACCGCCGTACAGTTACGCCGATTATCATACGGCCATGACGCCGCCGTCGTCCGTGTCGCCACGTGACAAACACCAACACCAGCaccagcagcaacagcaacaacagcaCCAGCAACAACACCAGTATGATTTGTACGGGCCACCGCCGACGTCCGCGGACGCGTTGCTGCAGATACGGCAACAGCATCTGCACCAGCAGTACGGCCATCACGCGGAGGTGACGTCGTCCGCGGCGCCCGCGCTGCCGCTGAAACCACAGCCGTATAACCCtgcgccgccaccgccgccccCGCCCGCCGTGCCACTCGACCACTATGATCAGACGTCCGCGGCCGCGGCAGCTGCGGCCGCAGCATTCTATCATTCGGCCGCCGGCTTTCATCTTTACCATCCATCCAAGTCGTCTATGGCCACTGGCCCGCCGCTTCCACCTCCGCCACCGTCATCCGTGTACGCTGCTGACTCGTTAAAGAACCACCACAATTGGTACTCCACACCCACTTAG
- the LOC132942967 gene encoding N-alpha-acetyltransferase 80 isoform X1 produces MDIRLISYELYSRYFYIYIRVAMERFEVFPLHRNKHLIKQCCAVINSEWPRSEMARLHSLEASCDTLPTSLVLVEKEEDNFNAVLGHSKITPIPSIPDGGFIETVVIANHHRGQGLGKYLMYKTEEYIKTLGLSFAYLSTIDKQEFYSKLGYIQCQPISIYGGCLSSINKSNMISVIVPSRKTFMKKKLT; encoded by the exons ATGGATATCCGGCTTATCTCTTATGAgttgtatagtag GTACTTTTACATTTACATTAGAGTGGCAATGGAACGATTTGAAGTATTTCCATTACACCGAAACAAACACCTCATCAAACAATGTTGTGCTGTAATTAATTCCGAATGGCCACGCAGTGAAATGGCCAG GTTACACAGTTTGGAGGCATCTTGTGATACATTGCCAACATCTTTGGTATTGGTTGAAAAAGAAGAAGATAACTTCAACGCAGTTTTAGGACATTCAAAAATTACGCCAATACCGTCTATTCCTGATGGTGGTTTCATCGAAACAG tggTCATAGCAAATCATCACCGAGGACAAGGACTAGGAAAATATCTTATGTACAAGACTGAAGAATAcataaaaac gttGGGTTTAAGTTTTGCATACTTGTCTACAATAGACAAACAAGAGTTTTACTCAAAACTTGGATATATTCAATGTCAGCCTATTTCAATTTATGGAGGATGTTTGAGTAGCATCAATAAATCCAATATGATTTCTGTGATTGTGCCATCAAGAAAAacattcatgaaaaaaaaattgacatga
- the LOC132942967 gene encoding N-alpha-acetyltransferase 80 isoform X2, translated as MERFEVFPLHRNKHLIKQCCAVINSEWPRSEMARLHSLEASCDTLPTSLVLVEKEEDNFNAVLGHSKITPIPSIPDGGFIETVVIANHHRGQGLGKYLMYKTEEYIKTLGLSFAYLSTIDKQEFYSKLGYIQCQPISIYGGCLSSINKSNMISVIVPSRKTFMKKKLT; from the exons ATGGAACGATTTGAAGTATTTCCATTACACCGAAACAAACACCTCATCAAACAATGTTGTGCTGTAATTAATTCCGAATGGCCACGCAGTGAAATGGCCAG GTTACACAGTTTGGAGGCATCTTGTGATACATTGCCAACATCTTTGGTATTGGTTGAAAAAGAAGAAGATAACTTCAACGCAGTTTTAGGACATTCAAAAATTACGCCAATACCGTCTATTCCTGATGGTGGTTTCATCGAAACAG tggTCATAGCAAATCATCACCGAGGACAAGGACTAGGAAAATATCTTATGTACAAGACTGAAGAATAcataaaaac gttGGGTTTAAGTTTTGCATACTTGTCTACAATAGACAAACAAGAGTTTTACTCAAAACTTGGATATATTCAATGTCAGCCTATTTCAATTTATGGAGGATGTTTGAGTAGCATCAATAAATCCAATATGATTTCTGTGATTGTGCCATCAAGAAAAacattcatgaaaaaaaaattgacatga
- the LOC132942966 gene encoding putative glutathione-specific gamma-glutamylcyclotransferase 2 isoform X1, which produces MKPDKSENSHINDNDLSNGLKNHMFWIFGYGSLIWKTNFPFIKKYPGYIKGYTRRFYQFSPDHRGTNDLPGRVVTLLPSTNESRVWGIAYAIDNRDIDNVCAGLDLRERAGYTKKVIQFHTKTNEDQIPSEVTVYIADENNEWFAGEAPIQQIASRIAVCRGTSGSNPEYVYKLAAEMRRIAPEEDDKHLFELEMALKSIENSY; this is translated from the exons atgaaacCAGATAAGTCGGAAAACAGCCACATTAACGACAATGATCTGAGCAATGGTTTAAAAAACCATATGTTTTGGATATTTGGTTACGGCTCATTGATATGGAAAACTAATTTtccattcattaaaaaatatcctGGATACATAAAAGGATACACCAGACGGTTTTATCAGTTTAGCCCAGACCATAGAGGGACCAATGACTTA CCTGGACGAGTAGTGACTCTTTTACCATCAACTAATGAA AGTCGAGTGTGGGGTATAGCATATGCGATTGACAATCGAGATATAGATAATGTATGTGCAGGATTGGACCTACGTGAACGTGCAGGTTATACTAAGAAAGTTATCCAATTTCATACAAAAACAAATGAAGATCAAATACCATCTGAAGTCACTGTGTATATAGCAGACGAAAACAATGAGTGGTTTGCTGGTGAAGCACCTATTCAACAAATTGCTTCCAGAATAGCAGTGTGTCGTGGAACCAGTGGATCAAATCcagaatatgtatataaattagcAGCAGAAATGAGACGGATAGCTCCTGAAGAAGatgataaacatttatttgaacttgaaatggcTCTGAAAAGCATTGAAAATAGTTATTAA
- the LOC132942966 gene encoding putative glutathione-specific gamma-glutamylcyclotransferase 2 isoform X2 has protein sequence MKPDKSENSHINDNDLSNGLKNHMFWIFGYGSLIWKTNFPFIKKYPGYIKGYTRRFYQFSPDHRGTNDLSRVWGIAYAIDNRDIDNVCAGLDLRERAGYTKKVIQFHTKTNEDQIPSEVTVYIADENNEWFAGEAPIQQIASRIAVCRGTSGSNPEYVYKLAAEMRRIAPEEDDKHLFELEMALKSIENSY, from the exons atgaaacCAGATAAGTCGGAAAACAGCCACATTAACGACAATGATCTGAGCAATGGTTTAAAAAACCATATGTTTTGGATATTTGGTTACGGCTCATTGATATGGAAAACTAATTTtccattcattaaaaaatatcctGGATACATAAAAGGATACACCAGACGGTTTTATCAGTTTAGCCCAGACCATAGAGGGACCAATGACTTA AGTCGAGTGTGGGGTATAGCATATGCGATTGACAATCGAGATATAGATAATGTATGTGCAGGATTGGACCTACGTGAACGTGCAGGTTATACTAAGAAAGTTATCCAATTTCATACAAAAACAAATGAAGATCAAATACCATCTGAAGTCACTGTGTATATAGCAGACGAAAACAATGAGTGGTTTGCTGGTGAAGCACCTATTCAACAAATTGCTTCCAGAATAGCAGTGTGTCGTGGAACCAGTGGATCAAATCcagaatatgtatataaattagcAGCAGAAATGAGACGGATAGCTCCTGAAGAAGatgataaacatttatttgaacttgaaatggcTCTGAAAAGCATTGAAAATAGTTATTAA
- the LOC132942964 gene encoding tether containing UBX domain for GLUT4 — protein sequence MATNLVVLGENAARINVKVNPNMTVLKVIELACTKIKANSNDFDLKYHNKILDTTSLIRFTNIANNALLELVPVTKSRQNSSVGVWLQIEDGSRLSGEFSSSQNLWEIIQILLKDNFSNYESPAIIYTRMEIIGKEQLQQKTLKDIGLVSGKALLRLLNKKESEDQAHVYVPAARKPKLEESPRVLGHKETNTNELSSVESAKVVATNPQESMDIEPNSDIAEESETINMSTCQKNFDNDPKALDNKKKPTLTNEDLINFKKSISYLDERDTLLFDITDGTSVLYQDEGDDFFKPTIKDITLVLRDLKNSRAQFEDGQLCTSAMRELEKAQNQLNLLHKYKKCIIRIHFPNRLVLQTIFKSTETVLDIINFIRKYLIDESLDFCLFTTPPKTILKPEDTLLESGCVPSAMIHFSCNLEIDQLKPELKHKIVSGCQASIAAYLVRKERISNSSNNETLYDEQPGTSKQLDNQNIKTPVFTQQNKTKANSGKTPKWFKPV from the exons atggcCACAAATTTAGTAGTACTAGGAGAAAATGCTGCTAGAATTAACGTGAAAGTCAATCCTAATATGACTGTTCTTAAA GTAATAGAATTAGCCTGCACAAAAATTAAGGCAAACAGCAACGATTTTGATTTAAA AtatcacaacaaaatattagatacGACTAGTCTGATCAGGTTTACAAATATTGCCAATAATGCCTTATTGGAATTAGTACCTGTTACAAAATCTAGACAAAATAGCTCTGTTGGTGTATGGTTACAAATAGAAGATGGATCTAGATTATCCGGAGAATTTTCATCTAGCC AAAATCTTTGGGAAATCATACAGATATTATTGAAGGACAATTTTTCTAATTATGAAAGTCCAGCTATAATTTATACAAGAATGGAAATAATTGGTAAAGAACAATTGCAGCAGAAAACATTAAAAGACATCGGACTAGTTAGTGGCAAAGCCTTGTTAAG attacttaataaaaaagaaTCTGAAGACCAAGCTCATGTATATGTACCTGCAGCAAGAAAACCAAAACTTGAAGAATCTCCTAGAGTTTTAGGTCATAAAGAAACAAACACAAATGAATTATCAAGTGTTGAATCAGCAAAGGTTGTGGCAACAAATCCACAAGAATCCATGGATATTGAACCAAATTCTGATATAGCTGAAGAATCTGAGACTATAAATATGTCAACATGTCAAAAAAACTTTGATAATGACCCTAAAGCATTAGACAACAAAAAAAAGCCTACTCTTACTAATGAAGATCTCATTAATTTCAAGAAGTCTATATCTTAT ttagatGAACGCGATACATTGTTATTTGACATAACGGATGGTACTTCAGTGTTATATCAAGACGAAGGTGATGATTTCTTTAAACCAACTATAAAAGATATTACTCTTGTACTACGAGATTTGAAAAATTCACG ggcTCAATTTGAAGATGGCCAACTGTGTACAAGTGCAATGCGGGAATTAGAAAAGGCTCAAAATCAActaaatttattacataaatacaaaaaatgtattattagaaTCCATTTTCCAAACAGATTAGTGTTACAAACCATATTCAAATCAACTGAAACTGTATTggacataattaattttattcgaaaataTCTCATTGATGAATCTTTAGACTTTTGTTTGT TTACAACACCTcctaaaactattttgaaacCTGAAGATACTTTATTGGAATCTGGATGTGTACCATCGGCAATGATCCATTTTTCATGCAATTTGGAAATTGATCAATTAAAACCTGAGcttaaacataaaattgtatcaGGGTGTCAAGCTTCAATAGCTGCTTATCTTGTCAG AAAAGAAAGGATTTCAAACTCTTCAAATAATGAAACGTTATATGATGAACAGCCAGGAACGAGTAAACAATTAGATAATCAGAATATTAAAACCCCTGTTTTTACTCAACAAAATAAAACCAAAGCAAATAGTGGGAAGACGCCTAAATGGTTTAAGCCAGTATGA